In the Brevundimonas sp. LM2 genome, GGAGACTGGTGGTGGACAGGCGGAGGATCTTGGTCACGCCGGGCTCCTAGCGAAGGGGAAAGTTGAGGGTCAGGCGACGACCACCGCGGACCACGACGACGCTGGCCTGACCGGCCGCGCGGGCGCGTTCGATCAGCTGCTGGTCGCTGGCGCCGTTGCCGACGGCCTCGCCGTTCAGGGTCTCGATCACGTCGCCGGGCTGCAGGCCGAAGCGGCGCAGCTCGGCCGAGGGGTTGGCCCCGATGCGATAGCCCTGGGCGCTGGCGGTGGCGCCCATGGCCGCGGCCGTCTGGCCGACGTTCGGCGCGGGTCCGGACGGCGCGGGCGCGGGCGGCTGGGCCGCGCTGGCGGCGGCGGCGCTCGAGACGGGCGAGGCGCTCGCCAGAGCAGCCTGGGCCTGGGGCGACAGAGGCGTGGCGACGGGCGCGACGGTGATCCCCGCCCCCGGCGCGGCGGACCCCTCCGGCGGCGCGGTGACGATCGCCGTGGGGAAGTCTAGCCGCTCGCGGGCCTCGCCGACCTTCAGGATCACATGATCGATGCCGATCGCCTCGATCACGGCATTGGCGG is a window encoding:
- a CDS encoding type II secretion system protein N yields the protein MSPDRRDEIALRVVSVAVVGSLALVLAGLTWRLTGWDDGRSEVAVAESLPPLGAQAGGPDTEVARIVGLAPFGGGATQVGGLPASSLGLILKGVLMAFPPSASTALISLGEGPATIYGVGQSPTANAVIEAIGIDHVILKVGEARERLDFPTAIVTAPPEGSAAPGAGITVAPVATPLSPQAQAALASASPVSSAAAASAAQPPAPAPSGPAPNVGQTAAAMGATASAQGYRIGANPSAELRRFGLQPGDVIETLNGEAVGNGASDQQLIERARAAGQASVVVVRGGRRLTLNFPLR